CCCTAATTAGTGAATTGGCTGGTGGCGTAATTGTCCATCGGGAAATCTCTGATACCCGACCCGATCGCTCAACTTGGAGCCATTCAATTATATTGCGTTTAGACCGCGTGAATGAGGTACTAGGCCCCGTTAATTTTGGTGAGACTGGCGAAGTAGAAGCAGCAGATGTAGAACGCATCCTCACAGCTTTGGGATGTCAGCTAACACCAGCCGGAGAAGGTACTTGGAATGTTACCGTCCCACCCTACCGTTACCGCGACTTGGAACGGGAAATTGATTTAATCGAAGAAATTGCCCGTCTCTACGGTTACGACAATTTCTGTGATACCCTCCCAGACAAGGCGGAAGCTGGTTATTTACCCGTAGACCAGGAATTAGTGCGGAAATTACGGGCTTCCCTACGGGCGGAAGGTTTGACAGAATTGATCCACTACTCCCTAGTTAAGCCAGGGGAAGATAGACAGATAGTTTTAAGCAACCCCCTATTTGCCGAATATTCAGCCTTGCGTACCGATTTACTTTCTGGGTTAATTGATGCTTTTCAATACAACCTCGAACAAGGTAACGGTTCCCTCAATGGTTTTGAAATTGGGCGGATTTTCTGGCAAGAAGAAGACGGCTTGCAAGAAAAAGATGCGATCGCAGGTATTATAGGAGGCGATACTACCGTTGGCAAATGGTCAAAAGGTGGTCGGGAACAACCCCTAAATTTGTTTGAAGCCAAAGGTATCTTAGAAAGCGTCTTTCAGCAATTAGGTATTTTAGTAGAATATCAACCCGATTGTCGTGATCATCGCCTGCATCCAGGACGCACCGCCTCATTATGGATTGGTGGTAACAGATTAGGTGTCTTTGGTCAACTCCATCCCCAACTACGCCGCGACAAAGGTTTACCCGAATCAGTCTACGTGTTCCAGTTGGATTTGGATGTGTTGTTAGATGCCTTGGACAAAGATGAAATTATTGTACCCGCATTCAAACCTTACTCTACCTACCCCGCCAGCGATCGCGATATCGCTTTCTTTGCACCTGTCAAAGTCTCCGTCTCAGAAATCGAGAAAGCCATTAACAAAGCTGGTAAAGGCCTACTAGAGTCCGTAGAACTATTCGATGAATATCGCGGCGAAAACGTCCCCCAAGGACAACGGAGTTTGGCATTTAGACTAGTATATCGAGCAAGCGATCGCACCCTCACAGATAACGAAGTCGAACCAGTACACAACAAAGTGCGTGAAGCCTTAGTAGAAAAATTCGGCGTGAATTTGAGAAGTTAACCAAAAAGAAGTGATGAGTTGATATTTCACTCATCACTTCTTTATTATTAATTTTGCGGAAAGTTGCGGTGCGGGGGTTCCCCCCGTTGAGCAAACTTTCCAAGACGAATTTTGAATTGGTATTACTATGCCTAAATATATTGTGTGGGGAACTTATTGTGACGACGTTCTCGAAAAGCGCACCCCTTACCGTCAAGCGCATTTAGATGGACTAGCAAAACAAAAAGAATCAGGTGTACTCATCACCATCGGCCCTACTAAAGATGTCACCAAAGTCTTTGGTATTTACGAAGCCGAAACAGAAGAAACTGTACGTCAGTTAATTGAAAATGATCCCTACTGGCAAAATGGTATCTGGACTGAATATTCTGTAAAAGAATGGATTCAAGCCATCTAGCATTTCCCACAAGGATCATCAACCTTAACTGAAACGTCATAAAAAGTGAAAAATCTGGTGTTGTAGATATGACTTATCCAGCCAAATCAACCAACACCATAACGATTTTTATAAAATGACAAAATTTGCTCTACACGTTGCCGACTTTCGGAGTTAGCTTTTTCTGTCCAACACAGAGATATACTCTCAATTTGGCTTTGATAGTAATCAAACTGTGAGGATGATTGAGGAA
Above is a genomic segment from Nostoc sp. MS1 containing:
- the pheT gene encoding phenylalanine--tRNA ligase subunit beta yields the protein MRISLNWLRELVEIKLSPEELAQTLTMAGFEVEDIEDRRTWADGVVVGRVLERQPHPNADKLSVCQVDVGAAETLNIVCGAANVRADIYVPVATVGAYLPNIDLKIKPAKLRGVPSQGMICSLKELGLPTDVDGIHIFPQENLTLGSDVRPLLGLDDVILDVTATANRADALSMVGIAREVAALTGGKLSIPEPGEVSLSSTTGKLGLKIADTQACPAYIGTVIEQIKIAPSPEWLQQRLRSAGVRPISNVVDITNYVLLEWGQPLHAFDQERLKSVANADNLTIGVRFANQGETLKTLDGQTRNLTTQNLLITANDKPVALAGVMGGEETEVHDGTQSLVLEAALFDSVAIRRSSRSVGLRSEASGRYERGVNRAELETANHRALSLISELAGGVIVHREISDTRPDRSTWSHSIILRLDRVNEVLGPVNFGETGEVEAADVERILTALGCQLTPAGEGTWNVTVPPYRYRDLEREIDLIEEIARLYGYDNFCDTLPDKAEAGYLPVDQELVRKLRASLRAEGLTELIHYSLVKPGEDRQIVLSNPLFAEYSALRTDLLSGLIDAFQYNLEQGNGSLNGFEIGRIFWQEEDGLQEKDAIAGIIGGDTTVGKWSKGGREQPLNLFEAKGILESVFQQLGILVEYQPDCRDHRLHPGRTASLWIGGNRLGVFGQLHPQLRRDKGLPESVYVFQLDLDVLLDALDKDEIIVPAFKPYSTYPASDRDIAFFAPVKVSVSEIEKAINKAGKGLLESVELFDEYRGENVPQGQRSLAFRLVYRASDRTLTDNEVEPVHNKVREALVEKFGVNLRS
- a CDS encoding YciI family protein — its product is MPKYIVWGTYCDDVLEKRTPYRQAHLDGLAKQKESGVLITIGPTKDVTKVFGIYEAETEETVRQLIENDPYWQNGIWTEYSVKEWIQAI